Proteins encoded together in one Pantoea sp. CCBC3-3-1 window:
- a CDS encoding HNH endonuclease domain-containing protein, whose protein sequence is MRFYQADPRLENYWRGVILFGKNVASYKFALAHALYDLKQPDNDLITLETLAAPFARHLCAHLKQAPKQITSKSSQFLDACRRFNEDEISEDELITLTAKRGFANVIDAFHNVNSAEIDKRFFLDERKTHKGIRLTDNFYTLTEQEQFPNLIQETDARWRLVEEAWAMNVSSQLIAVEYDANDKMLFSRQSNRRITITSCRSSLNGYQKGHCFYCFRAVSVVAGATDLADVDHFLPLTLSAQISNLNGVWNLVLACQSCNRGAQGKFTRIPTTTLLQRLHDRNEYFINSHLPLRETLIRQTGNTPEQRQHYLQQSWNTAKFTLLHEWQPDAQGDSVF, encoded by the coding sequence ATGCGTTTTTATCAGGCCGATCCCCGCCTTGAAAACTACTGGCGCGGCGTTATTCTTTTTGGCAAAAACGTCGCCTCTTACAAGTTTGCCCTCGCCCACGCGCTGTATGACCTGAAGCAGCCGGATAACGACCTCATTACGCTGGAAACACTGGCTGCGCCTTTTGCACGCCATCTGTGTGCGCATCTGAAGCAGGCACCGAAACAGATCACCAGTAAGAGCAGCCAGTTCCTTGATGCATGCAGGCGGTTTAATGAAGATGAAATCTCTGAAGATGAGTTGATTACCCTCACTGCGAAGCGCGGTTTTGCAAACGTGATTGACGCCTTTCATAACGTGAACAGCGCCGAAATCGACAAGCGCTTTTTCCTGGATGAACGCAAAACGCATAAAGGGATTCGGCTGACGGATAATTTTTACACGCTAACCGAACAGGAACAGTTTCCCAATCTGATTCAGGAAACCGACGCCAGATGGCGACTGGTCGAAGAAGCGTGGGCCATGAACGTCTCCAGCCAGCTGATTGCAGTGGAATACGATGCAAACGACAAGATGTTATTCAGCCGTCAGAGTAACCGACGTATTACCATTACCAGCTGTCGAAGCAGCCTGAACGGCTATCAGAAAGGCCACTGCTTCTACTGCTTCCGCGCGGTTAGCGTAGTAGCGGGCGCGACGGATCTCGCCGACGTGGATCACTTTCTGCCTCTCACGCTTAGTGCTCAAATCAGCAACCTTAACGGCGTATGGAACCTGGTGCTGGCCTGCCAGAGCTGTAATCGTGGCGCTCAGGGAAAGTTCACCCGTATTCCAACCACAACGCTGTTGCAACGCCTGCACGATCGCAACGAATATTTTATTAACAGTCATTTACCGCTGCGGGAGACGCTGATCCGTCAGACGGGCAACACGCCGGAACAGCGGCAACATTATCTACAGCAAAGCTGGAACACCGCAAAGTTTACGCTGTTACATGAATGGCAGCCCGACGCTCAGGGAGACAGTGTTTTCTGA
- a CDS encoding bifunctional 2-polyprenyl-6-hydroxyphenol methylase/3-demethylubiquinol 3-O-methyltransferase UbiG, whose product MNEDYYQRHAQRFYADTVDVDMSALYQRFLAHLEPGARILDAGCGSGRDTKAFSAMGYEVDAFDASAELVELARQLCGKPVALMRFQDVTELEKYDGIWCCASLLHVPEAELPGVMASLANALKPGGVWYLSFKYGNGEREKDGRTFTDLDEIGLKALVAGLSNEGGSNTERGDNKADEGINAITIADIWKTGDLRPGRGSEVWLNGILLKGSK is encoded by the coding sequence ATGAATGAAGACTACTACCAACGACATGCTCAGCGCTTTTACGCTGATACGGTAGACGTAGATATGTCTGCGCTTTATCAACGTTTTTTGGCGCACCTGGAGCCCGGCGCACGCATTCTGGATGCCGGTTGCGGCTCAGGGCGGGATACCAAAGCTTTCAGCGCAATGGGCTATGAGGTGGATGCTTTTGATGCTTCTGCGGAACTGGTTGAGCTGGCTCGTCAGCTATGCGGTAAACCGGTTGCACTGATGCGTTTTCAGGACGTTACCGAGCTTGAGAAATACGACGGCATCTGGTGCTGTGCTTCCCTGCTGCATGTTCCTGAAGCTGAGTTGCCCGGCGTGATGGCATCGCTGGCGAACGCGTTGAAGCCTGGCGGCGTGTGGTATCTCTCTTTTAAATATGGCAACGGCGAGCGGGAAAAGGATGGGCGGACGTTTACCGATCTGGATGAGATCGGTTTAAAGGCATTGGTTGCCGGGCTGAGTAACGAAGGTGGCAGTAATACTGAACGGGGCGATAATAAAGCGGATGAAGGCATCAATGCGATTACGATCGCTGATATCTGGAAAACCGGGGATTTAAGGCCTGGACGTGGTAGCGAGGTTTGGTTAAATGGGATATTGCTAAAAGGAAGCAAATGA
- the symE gene encoding endoribonuclease SymE — MAEQDCSAETDLKEVPGHAARRIKVSYASTFPDYERIPSLIMKGKWLEAAGFSTGTAVDVRVMDGCLVITSRAPEPEEPELMKSLRQVCKLSARKQRQVQEFIGVVGGKRI; from the coding sequence ATGGCTGAACAGGATTGTAGTGCAGAAACAGATCTGAAAGAAGTGCCGGGCCACGCAGCGCGCCGGATAAAAGTGAGCTATGCGAGCACCTTCCCAGATTATGAGCGGATCCCTTCGCTGATTATGAAAGGAAAATGGCTTGAGGCCGCTGGGTTTAGTACCGGTACAGCCGTCGATGTGCGGGTGATGGACGGATGCCTGGTGATCACCAGCCGTGCTCCTGAGCCGGAAGAACCCGAGCTGATGAAGTCGCTACGGCAGGTTTGTAAGCTCTCTGCACGCAAACAGCGGCAGGTTCAGGAGTTTATTGGGGTTGTTGGCGGTAAGCGGATTTGA
- a CDS encoding DUF943 family protein, translated as MIKHFVIMLIIIICVCAAWHTSRPVEIIAVHDGNTILVKNFPIFKNKQIAWWESNKEMIKNRYDIPRPDEEGYYAIYVQGFGDGYHRDGEREEDADLLCFKDMPVEAHCINKDPLLTIGNARNAPSYFE; from the coding sequence ATGATTAAGCACTTTGTTATAATGCTTATCATTATTATCTGCGTTTGCGCTGCATGGCATACATCAAGACCCGTAGAGATCATTGCTGTACATGATGGTAATACAATATTAGTTAAGAACTTCCCGATTTTTAAAAACAAGCAGATTGCCTGGTGGGAGAGTAATAAAGAAATGATAAAGAATAGATATGATATCCCGCGGCCAGATGAAGAAGGCTACTATGCCATTTACGTTCAGGGGTTCGGTGATGGATATCATAGAGATGGTGAAAGAGAAGAGGATGCTGACTTACTTTGTTTTAAAGACATGCCTGTAGAGGCGCATTGCATCAACAAGGATCCTTTACTAACTATAGGCAATGCCCGCAATGCGCCAAGTTACTTTGAGTAA
- a CDS encoding DUF943 family protein, producing the protein MIINKKILLTSLTAGGVLLAALLWLSLRPVEIIAVHQDGNYSSVLVRNFPITDNGKINWWLKNKSLLKTQYGIPKPASYGSYTIIFWDFGDGYKEEGKYDRLCFTDMETKKNCIEKEKVMTIQRINKKKPFFSINGKEYKTPGESDD; encoded by the coding sequence ATGATAATAAATAAAAAAATCCTGCTCACATCGTTAACAGCAGGCGGTGTCCTGTTGGCAGCACTCCTTTGGTTATCGCTACGCCCGGTCGAAATCATTGCCGTTCATCAGGATGGCAATTACAGCTCTGTTCTGGTTAGAAATTTTCCAATTACGGACAACGGTAAAATTAACTGGTGGCTAAAAAATAAAAGTTTGCTAAAGACCCAATATGGTATTCCTAAGCCCGCCTCCTATGGGAGTTACACTATCATCTTTTGGGATTTTGGTGATGGCTATAAAGAGGAGGGGAAATATGACAGGCTCTGTTTTACTGACATGGAAACCAAAAAGAACTGCATTGAAAAAGAAAAAGTTATGACTATCCAGAGGATTAATAAGAAAAAGCCGTTTTTTTCAATTAATGGTAAGGAATATAAAACCCCTGGGGAAAGTGATGATTAA
- a CDS encoding YPO3983 family protein has product MTALKYPFTVFKSQRHMDDYDASDMRCGDLSEADLKRKLHLVDVSARANPYTLTKITPFNQPQSRFYGMHGQGEKITKKECIRILFDELRHLSQPFAASGPYKILIEKMIAHMHDNKGTAFRSQYLNQALKEQINNDNSKENSSRLLLKKVFDYHIDWKNGFYPDNKKDELVKAITFCKLPKFDRFQDNYNGMGITVHDTWATHITIKSLKFDKDSYSAIVHYKIQDHFGLDGNDILKFKFNQFRFFRIWFVLQRYEQFAFKPFMTNMEATIEIIGERKNDNK; this is encoded by the coding sequence ATGACAGCTCTAAAATACCCTTTTACTGTATTCAAAAGCCAAAGACATATGGATGATTACGATGCCAGTGATATGCGTTGTGGTGACCTGTCCGAAGCAGACCTTAAAAGAAAACTTCACTTAGTCGATGTTTCTGCCAGAGCCAATCCTTATACGCTGACAAAAATCACCCCTTTTAACCAGCCGCAATCGAGGTTTTACGGTATGCATGGGCAGGGTGAAAAGATCACTAAAAAGGAATGTATCAGAATCCTCTTTGATGAACTTCGTCATCTGTCTCAGCCGTTCGCTGCCAGTGGTCCTTATAAAATCCTAATAGAAAAAATGATCGCTCATATGCATGATAATAAGGGTACGGCGTTCAGAAGTCAGTATCTTAATCAGGCATTAAAAGAACAGATAAATAACGATAATTCTAAAGAAAATAGTTCACGCTTGCTTTTAAAGAAAGTATTTGACTACCACATCGACTGGAAAAATGGATTTTATCCGGATAACAAGAAGGATGAGCTGGTAAAAGCTATCACCTTTTGTAAATTGCCAAAATTTGACAGGTTTCAGGATAATTATAACGGTATGGGTATAACGGTTCACGATACCTGGGCAACTCATATCACTATAAAATCGCTTAAATTTGATAAGGATTCATACTCTGCAATTGTACATTACAAGATACAGGACCACTTTGGTCTTGATGGTAATGATATTTTGAAATTCAAGTTTAATCAGTTTCGTTTTTTTCGTATCTGGTTTGTTCTTCAGCGTTATGAACAATTCGCATTTAAACCTTTTATGACCAATATGGAAGCCACAATAGAGATTATCGGAGAGCGCAAAAATGATAATAAATAA
- a CDS encoding tlde1 domain-containing protein: protein MSWIFQQSTGRLSRNGKLVATGYAGKDSGKNNPAMQFTPDIGPLPRGRYTITGHPFHHPHTGNYSMRLQPASTNVMFGRAGFLIHGDSAAHPGSASNGCIVMPLNIRQAIWASGDRQVEVIQ, encoded by the coding sequence ATGAGCTGGATTTTTCAACAGAGTACGGGGCGTCTGTCCCGCAATGGAAAACTGGTGGCAACAGGGTATGCTGGTAAAGATTCTGGGAAAAACAATCCCGCCATGCAGTTTACTCCAGATATCGGCCCCTTGCCGAGAGGACGATATACCATCACTGGACATCCCTTTCATCACCCGCACACAGGTAACTACTCAATGCGCCTTCAGCCTGCATCTACTAATGTCATGTTTGGTCGTGCCGGGTTTCTGATTCATGGTGACAGTGCTGCACATCCGGGAAGTGCCTCGAACGGATGCATTGTCATGCCGCTCAATATCCGTCAAGCCATCTGGGCCAGCGGTGATCGACAGGTTGAGGTCATTCAATGA
- a CDS encoding IS3 family transposase (programmed frameshift), translated as MKKSRFTEEQIVFALKQAERGTSVPDVCRKLGISDATFYTWRKKYGGISPSELKHIRQLEEENLRLKRLVADLSLDKAMLQDVLAKKKLTLARLREWVRDLQARYGASERQICFALRLSLNSFRYRSVAADDSALRLRIREITETRVHYGYRRVHVMLRREGWRDNHKRIYRLYCEQGLSLRLKRPRRNKSAQRRQPQPQGLYPNHVWGMDFVSDALFDGRRLRLLTVIDLYTRECLGICVGQNLRSTEVVEMLNSIALRRPLPQLLKTDNGSEFAGKMLDRWVYERGIRIDFSRPGTPTDNATVESFNGRLRQECLNENWFMSQEDARCKIEAWRIHYNQSRPHSALGWMTPSEFAKKSAGCQNMQPD; from the exons ATGAAAAAGTCACGATTCACCGAAGAGCAGATTGTCTTTGCCCTGAAGCAGGCGGAGCGGGGGACGTCTGTGCCGGACGTTTGCCGCAAGCTGGGTATCTCCGATGCCACGTTTTACACGTGGCGTAAGAAATACGGCGGAATTTCCCCATCTGAACTGAAACATATACGCCAATTGGAAGAGGAAAACCTGCGGCTGAAGAGGCTGGTTGCCGACCTCAGCCTCGACAAAGCCATGTTGCAGGACGTGCTGGCAAAAAAGA AACTGACGCTGGCACGCCTGCGCGAATGGGTCAGGGATTTACAGGCCAGATACGGTGCCAGCGAAAGACAGATCTGTTTTGCGCTACGGCTCAGCCTCAACTCGTTCAGGTATCGTTCAGTTGCTGCCGATGACAGCGCGCTGCGCCTGCGAATCCGTGAGATCACCGAAACGCGAGTTCACTACGGATATCGCCGGGTACACGTGATGCTCCGGCGTGAGGGCTGGCGCGATAATCACAAACGGATATACCGTCTCTACTGTGAACAGGGTTTGTCGCTGCGCCTCAAACGGCCACGCCGCAACAAATCCGCTCAGCGCAGGCAACCGCAGCCTCAGGGCCTGTATCCGAATCACGTCTGGGGCATGGATTTTGTTTCTGATGCTCTGTTTGACGGGCGCAGACTGCGCCTGCTGACGGTTATCGACCTGTACACCCGCGAGTGCCTGGGGATCTGCGTGGGGCAGAATTTGCGTTCAACAGAAGTGGTAGAAATGCTGAACAGCATAGCGCTCAGGCGTCCTTTACCACAGTTGCTGAAAACTGATAATGGTTCTGAATTTGCAGGTAAAATGCTGGACAGGTGGGTATATGAAAGGGGTATCCGCATTGACTTCTCACGGCCGGGCACACCGACGGATAATGCGACGGTAGAGTCCTTCAACGGCAGGCTTCGGCAGGAATGTCTGAACGAGAACTGGTTCATGTCCCAGGAGGATGCACGGTGCAAAATTGAGGCCTGGCGCATACACTATAACCAGAGTCGTCCCCATTCTGCACTGGGCTGGATGACCCCCTCCGAATTCGCCAAAAAATCTGCCGGTTGCCAGAATATGCAGCCAGACTGA
- the zorD gene encoding type I Zorya anti-phage system protein ZorD, with protein sequence MLKRLLSKFINSGSSEQVVSHRYHAEDAGLSFTFTLADEDALWPLVAYMEQLVEEDYVAELTDRWLLTWDELYRLAEDEDHQTSLPLLGVPDFKPLKICLAGQGGLSDDDFSIYIREWRTADSGYSVDFKRTGAFISDAAGAQLLTKANWQLLSALQQFRDEQAQRPGEKTNQLGWAKIRRLAKKANAELDHYLAKTIVVKPESLQLKLRKAMVHDTPVIEIEPSFEDQPDQWLNTFDSSQRVQDQYRVLGKDGSLSHVIISPEVKEVLSSVHSIKGRRVAGDDAISFVRNPYTFIGEEAAGVVPPEQHEKALHDAHIFFHRFYVEAVLDPEIGRICAISLTLEPVTATPQEAVTFSLVKPFEFAKFIQELSVKLASGLPAGIWQGFELELSQLTLEQLQRYQDLLLCWQQEVAGVEFDDVLDINKYGDRVIGIGEFQKISSPYLVKSESENWLPDEIAESLLGADFFDGWDRESEEQLSDLDNRIETAEKQQDDSVAMPWNEHLLPVDDAKKLLNDWKKKVTEQDPDRGKVSAEDNKRAVLLIEQNIEHAAYIRQRRKALLDARAAEPVLPVLLRGHIQLREHQCQGVAWLQQLFLRAPDEVSGCLLADDMGLGKTLQILTFLMWYIEKNPDGLPTMIVAPVSLLDNWERELNNFFHTDGVEVLKLYGETVRDVKFHKDEIPVELKAQGIKNLLRPGWVGDAKIVLTTYETLRDQEFSLARQQWSIMVCDEAQKIKNPAALITHAANAVPAQFKVACTGTPVENTLVDLWSLFDFAQPGLLGALNDFGKNYLRPIEGAQQRDSKALEKLRDLIEGQTLRRTKEDVAKDLPLKLEDVNCKNLNMIPLQRDLYISSVAAYKDQQKIQEELAQPGMGMLGLLHRLKLICAHPYSVKPDSRLEAHSPKLEWLMRTLEKIHKKGEDKVIIFSELRELQRALKKAIHDRFGFMPYVINGDTSTKSSSANNRQKLIDLFQAQPGFGVIILSTVAVGFGVNVQKANHVIHFTRCWNPAKEDQATDRAYRIGQTKDVYVYYPTVRDASIPTFEETLDALLQKRRALARDMLCAKGDVSVEEFNQVLSAKR encoded by the coding sequence ATGCTAAAACGTTTGCTCAGCAAATTCATAAATTCAGGCTCCTCTGAACAAGTGGTAAGCCACAGGTATCATGCGGAAGATGCCGGGCTCTCTTTTACGTTCACGCTGGCCGATGAGGATGCTTTATGGCCTTTAGTGGCTTACATGGAACAGTTAGTCGAAGAGGATTATGTTGCTGAGCTTACCGACCGTTGGTTACTCACATGGGATGAATTATATCGTTTAGCTGAAGATGAGGATCATCAAACCAGTCTTCCCCTGTTAGGTGTGCCAGATTTTAAACCTCTAAAAATCTGCCTGGCTGGCCAGGGAGGATTGAGTGACGACGATTTCAGCATCTATATTCGTGAGTGGCGGACAGCGGATTCTGGCTATTCTGTTGATTTCAAAAGAACCGGTGCGTTCATCAGTGATGCCGCAGGCGCGCAATTACTTACAAAGGCAAACTGGCAACTGCTATCGGCTCTTCAGCAATTTCGCGATGAGCAGGCTCAAAGGCCAGGTGAAAAAACTAACCAGCTTGGCTGGGCGAAAATTCGTCGCCTGGCTAAAAAAGCAAATGCAGAGCTGGACCACTATCTTGCAAAAACCATTGTTGTAAAGCCGGAGTCGTTACAATTAAAGCTGCGGAAGGCGATGGTTCACGACACGCCGGTAATTGAAATTGAACCTTCATTTGAGGATCAACCCGATCAGTGGCTAAACACGTTTGACAGTAGTCAGCGTGTGCAGGATCAATATCGCGTTCTCGGTAAAGATGGATCGCTCAGCCATGTCATTATTTCGCCAGAGGTAAAAGAAGTCCTTTCTTCGGTTCATTCGATTAAGGGAAGGCGTGTTGCAGGTGATGATGCGATCTCTTTTGTCCGAAATCCTTACACGTTTATTGGTGAAGAGGCTGCAGGCGTTGTTCCACCTGAACAGCATGAAAAAGCATTGCACGATGCGCATATTTTCTTTCATCGTTTCTATGTTGAAGCGGTATTGGATCCTGAAATTGGCCGTATCTGCGCGATTTCTCTCACACTGGAACCCGTTACGGCCACACCTCAGGAAGCTGTTACTTTCTCGCTGGTGAAGCCTTTTGAGTTTGCAAAATTTATACAGGAACTCTCTGTAAAACTGGCATCAGGACTACCTGCTGGGATTTGGCAAGGCTTCGAATTAGAGCTGAGTCAATTAACGCTGGAGCAGTTGCAGAGGTATCAGGATCTGCTTTTATGCTGGCAGCAAGAAGTCGCTGGTGTGGAATTCGATGATGTATTGGATATTAATAAATATGGCGATCGGGTCATCGGCATAGGTGAATTTCAAAAAATCTCTTCTCCTTATCTGGTTAAAAGCGAGAGCGAAAACTGGCTGCCTGATGAAATTGCAGAGTCGTTACTCGGCGCGGATTTTTTCGACGGTTGGGATCGAGAGAGTGAGGAACAGCTATCAGATCTCGACAACCGTATTGAAACTGCTGAAAAACAGCAGGATGACAGCGTAGCTATGCCGTGGAATGAACATCTTTTACCTGTAGACGATGCGAAAAAATTATTGAATGACTGGAAAAAAAAGGTCACGGAGCAGGATCCTGACAGAGGAAAAGTAAGCGCGGAAGATAACAAGCGAGCCGTATTGTTGATTGAGCAAAATATTGAACATGCGGCCTATATCAGGCAGAGGCGTAAAGCGCTACTGGATGCAAGAGCAGCAGAGCCTGTCTTGCCCGTGCTGCTTAGAGGGCATATTCAACTCCGTGAGCATCAATGCCAGGGCGTGGCGTGGCTGCAGCAACTTTTCTTGCGGGCACCTGATGAGGTTTCAGGCTGCCTGCTTGCTGATGACATGGGATTGGGTAAGACCCTACAGATTTTGACTTTTTTGATGTGGTATATCGAAAAAAATCCTGATGGTTTACCGACAATGATTGTTGCACCAGTGTCATTACTGGACAACTGGGAAAGAGAACTCAATAACTTTTTCCATACCGACGGCGTGGAAGTCCTTAAACTCTATGGCGAAACGGTCAGAGACGTTAAGTTCCATAAGGATGAAATTCCGGTCGAATTGAAAGCACAAGGAATAAAAAATCTCCTGCGTCCGGGGTGGGTAGGCGATGCCAAAATCGTTTTAACAACCTACGAGACCTTGCGCGATCAGGAATTTTCCCTCGCTCGTCAGCAGTGGTCAATTATGGTTTGTGATGAAGCACAAAAAATAAAAAATCCGGCCGCACTGATAACACATGCTGCCAATGCTGTCCCTGCGCAGTTCAAAGTTGCCTGTACGGGAACCCCGGTTGAAAATACGCTGGTTGATCTCTGGAGCCTGTTTGATTTTGCCCAACCTGGTTTGCTCGGTGCACTGAATGACTTTGGTAAGAACTATCTCCGGCCTATAGAAGGAGCGCAGCAGCGCGACAGTAAAGCGCTTGAAAAGCTACGTGACCTTATCGAAGGACAGACTTTACGACGCACGAAAGAAGACGTGGCAAAAGATCTGCCCCTGAAACTTGAAGATGTAAACTGTAAGAATCTGAACATGATACCGCTACAGCGGGATCTCTATATTTCTTCTGTTGCAGCTTATAAAGATCAACAGAAAATTCAGGAAGAGTTGGCCCAGCCCGGCATGGGGATGCTGGGGTTATTGCACAGGCTTAAATTGATTTGTGCACACCCTTACAGTGTGAAGCCGGACAGTCGGTTAGAAGCTCATTCGCCGAAGCTTGAATGGCTAATGCGCACGCTGGAAAAGATCCACAAAAAAGGCGAAGACAAAGTTATTATCTTCTCCGAACTAAGAGAACTTCAAAGAGCACTGAAGAAAGCGATTCACGATCGCTTTGGTTTTATGCCTTATGTAATCAATGGCGACACAAGCACAAAGAGTTCGAGTGCTAACAACAGACAGAAACTTATCGACCTTTTCCAGGCACAGCCCGGATTCGGGGTGATTATCCTGTCAACGGTAGCGGTTGGATTTGGTGTTAACGTACAAAAAGCAAACCATGTAATTCATTTCACACGTTGCTGGAACCCGGCAAAAGAAGATCAGGCAACGGACCGTGCATACCGTATTGGGCAGACAAAAGACGTCTATGTGTACTACCCAACGGTAAGAGATGCGTCAATACCTACCTTTGAAGAAACATTGGATGCGTTACTGCAGAAACGGCGGGCGCTGGCGCGCGATATGCTCTGTGCTAAAGGCGATGTCTCGGTTGAAGAGTTTAACCAGGTTTTGAGTGCAAAACGGTAG
- the zorC gene encoding type I Zorya anti-phage system protein ZorC — translation MMTALSRLTTEIAATVKRHTGEESTGFGEFPRLKAAEEHLAANMVISERTMVPPLEKRLMAIRALRQKKVKARDRYHWQLIFAGLADKDPDAAFPVLLEDDLLYGVVQQEIQRRIDNKKLKRREWKFLCSSYFGYHVKKPEENDNWCSLRDQLRISYMMIKSQVRREKRWMAVIDEFSDLFTSEAGSLLAEKMSAGELVDFSALENVAQVPDLSWLWYRAFVVLLAKVAGLDDDGFKERLPNLLSLAQQRERYRNTILRACLTRYYRSSFRSTPHAQLKQMALENWGSPQLRSKQNLWLNHLKDPETSEKICGMVRSWLAKEDLTHFFQLLKGSKEVDHARLFYWLRFANQMGFTRIVMGQDARNDKHSDFIAFREKNKGRLSNLYGGTSADNAVIMQIGDYLFVEFSRTGNAMYAYKISSAPFDPEKNDLQLSELKSGDVKYRHAPTALGYKDHHLTGWMLSYEDALRDLGITYLSPDSDVLPDTSKADISVNKVPINQREQDIQQLLKGLKATVSDKRGMGGALHIRLAISNSDDIAKLIRLGFKQKHGDPLTFWSR, via the coding sequence ATGATGACTGCTCTATCCCGGCTGACAACGGAAATTGCGGCAACTGTAAAACGCCACACAGGTGAAGAAAGTACAGGCTTTGGCGAGTTTCCCCGGTTGAAAGCCGCTGAAGAACATCTGGCCGCAAATATGGTAATAAGCGAAAGAACTATGGTTCCCCCGCTTGAAAAACGTCTTATGGCGATAAGGGCTCTTCGCCAGAAAAAAGTGAAAGCCAGGGACAGGTATCACTGGCAGCTTATTTTTGCCGGATTAGCGGACAAAGATCCGGATGCAGCATTCCCAGTGTTACTGGAGGATGATTTACTCTATGGCGTAGTTCAGCAGGAAATACAGCGCCGCATTGATAATAAAAAACTCAAGAGAAGAGAGTGGAAGTTTTTATGTAGTAGCTATTTCGGTTACCACGTAAAAAAACCGGAAGAAAATGATAACTGGTGTTCTCTACGCGATCAGCTTCGTATCAGCTACATGATGATTAAGAGTCAGGTGCGTAGAGAAAAACGCTGGATGGCAGTCATTGATGAATTCAGCGATCTGTTTACATCTGAAGCAGGGAGCCTACTGGCAGAAAAAATGAGCGCAGGCGAGCTGGTAGATTTTTCAGCACTGGAAAATGTGGCTCAGGTACCTGATTTAAGCTGGCTATGGTATCGGGCTTTTGTAGTCTTACTAGCTAAAGTAGCAGGCTTAGATGATGACGGATTTAAAGAACGCTTACCTAATCTTTTGTCTCTCGCGCAACAGCGAGAGAGATACAGAAATACTATCTTACGGGCATGTTTAACCCGATATTATCGCTCATCCTTCAGAAGTACTCCGCATGCACAGCTCAAGCAGATGGCTTTAGAAAACTGGGGAAGTCCGCAGCTTCGCAGTAAACAGAATCTCTGGCTTAATCACCTGAAAGACCCGGAAACCAGCGAAAAAATCTGCGGAATGGTACGCAGCTGGTTGGCAAAAGAGGATCTGACTCACTTCTTCCAGCTGCTAAAAGGGAGTAAAGAAGTAGATCATGCTCGCTTGTTTTACTGGTTACGCTTCGCCAACCAGATGGGGTTTACCAGAATCGTTATGGGGCAAGATGCCCGTAATGACAAGCATTCTGATTTTATTGCATTCCGCGAAAAAAATAAGGGACGCCTGAGTAATCTCTATGGTGGCACGAGCGCTGATAACGCCGTGATTATGCAAATTGGTGACTATCTGTTTGTAGAGTTTTCGCGTACCGGAAATGCAATGTATGCCTATAAAATTTCCTCTGCGCCATTTGATCCTGAGAAAAACGACCTGCAGCTAAGTGAGCTGAAATCTGGCGATGTTAAGTATCGTCACGCCCCTACGGCACTGGGTTATAAAGATCATCACCTGACCGGCTGGATGTTATCGTACGAAGATGCGCTGCGTGATTTAGGTATTACATATCTTTCACCTGATAGTGATGTATTACCTGACACCAGCAAAGCTGATATATCTGTAAACAAGGTTCCCATAAATCAGCGTGAACAAGATATTCAACAGCTGCTGAAAGGATTGAAAGCAACGGTAAGCGATAAGCGTGGTATGGGCGGCGCTTTGCATATACGTTTGGCGATCAGCAACTCTGATGACATAGCCAAACTTATCAGGCTTGGTTTTAAACAAAAACACGGCGATCCGCTGACCTTCTGGAGTAGGTAA